The sequence ATCTCGCTGGTGGCTGCGCTTTACATCCTCACCTTCGCGGCGGTGCAGTGGGTGCTGCCGGCCGAGGCGATCGCGAAGGCGGAGCGCCCGGCGGCGCTGGCGGTGGAGCAAGCGCTGGGCCCGATGGGCGCCGCCGTCATCTCCGCGGGCATCGCGCTCTCCATGTTCGTCGCGATGAACGGCCAGATCCTGACGGGCGCGCGCATCCCGTTCGCCGCGGCCCGCGACGGCTACTTCTTCGACTCGGTCGCGCGCGTGAGCGAGCGCTATCACACGCCGGGCGTCGCCCTCGCCTTCCAGGCAGCGCTCACCATCGCCCTGGTCGTGCTCGGCGGCGCCTTCGAGGACCTGTTCAACCTCGCCATCTACTCCGAGTGGCTTTTCTACCTGATCGCGACCAGCACCATCTTCTACTACCGGCGGCGCGTCGGCGATGCCGACCGACCCTATCGCATGAAGGGATATCCGCTGGTGCCGGCGCTGTTCATCGCGGCCGCGACGGTGCTGCTCTACTACAGCTTCGTGCAGAACCTGCGCAACTCGATCTGGGGGACGGTGGTCATCCTGGCGGGCGTCCCGGTGTTCTATCTCTTCGCGCGCAGGAAAAAGGCCGGCGGGTCGCCGGCCTGATCTCACTCGCAGGAGGGTGAGCCGCGCCTTCCTACGCCGCTGCCGAGCGCGCCTGCTTCACGCGCTCGAACACGCGCACGTACTCCTTCGCCGACGCGCCCCAGGAGAAGTCCTTGCCCATGCCGTTGCGCATGAGCTGCTGCCAGCTGGCCTGGTCCTTGTAGGCGGTGAGAGCGGCCTGGATGGTCTTGTACAGCGCCTCGCCCGAGTACTCCGAGAACTTGAAGCCGGTCCCCTTCTGCGTTTTGGGGTCCCAGTTCTCGATGGTGTCGTCGAGGCCGCCGGTCGCGCGCACCACCGGCACAGTGCCGTACTTGAGCGAATAGATCTGGTTGAGGCCGCAAGGCTCGTAGCGCGACGGCATCAGGAACATGTCGGAGCCCGCCTCGATCTTGTGCGCGATGGTGTTGTCGTACGCGACCTTGATCAGGATCTTGTTCGGGAACTGCTGGTGCATGCGCGTGAACATGTCCTGGTATTCCTTGTCGCCGGAGCCGAGCGCGCAGATGATCATCTCCTCGCGCGCCAGGCGCTCCATGACCTGCGCGATGAGGTCGAAGCCCTTCTGCGCCGCGAAGCGCGAGACGATGCCGATGACCGGCAGCTTGCTCGCGGTGTCGGCGCAGCCGAACTCCGCGAGCAGGTCGGCCTTGCAGGCCGCTTTGCCCTTCAGGTCCGCGGGCGAGTACTTCGCCTTGATGAACTTGTCCATCTCCGGCGACCACTCGTTGTAGTCCACGCCGTTGAGGATTCCCGTCACGGTCGCCGAGCGCGCGCGCAGCACGCCTTCCAGGCCGAAGCCGTACTCCGGCGTTTGGATCTCCTGCGAATATTTCTTGCTGACCGTGGTGATGAAGTCGGAGAAGACGAGCGCGCCCTTGAGGAAGTTCGCCTTGCCGAAGAACTCGAGCTTGTCCATGGTGAACAGGTCCCAGGGCAGCCCGAGCAGCGGCAGCGTGTCGGGCGAGAAAAGCCCCTGGTAGCCCATGTTGTGGATGGTGAAGACCACGGGCACGCCGCGGAACGCCGGGTCGTCGGCGTAGTTGGTGCGCAGCAGCACCGGGATGAGCGCCGACTGCCAGTCGTGGCAGTGGAAGACCTCGGGCACGCCCATCGCCTTCGAGGCTTCCAGCACCGCGCGCGAGTAGAGCGCGAAGCGCTCGGCGTTGTCAGGATAATCGCCGGTCGGGGTGCCGTAGAGGGCGTCGCGCTCGAAGAACGGCGGGTAGTCGATAAAGTAGAATCGGACGCCATGTTGCGACCCGCCATCCAGCACCGAGCAGAAGCGGTACTGGTCGTCGAACGGCACCGTCACGCTCGGCACCACGGTCTTCGCGGACGCCAGCTTGGTCTGCTTGTACTTGGGCAGGAAGACGGTGACGTCGTGCCCGAGCGCGGCCAGGGCCTGCGGCAGCGCGCCCACCACGTCAGCGAGCCCGCCGGTCTTCGAGAATGGCACACACTCGGATGCCGCGAAGGTGATCTTCATGGGGAGCCTCCGTTAAGGGCCGCGATTGGGCCGCTGGGGGAACAGGCAGTCTACTGCCCGTGTGCGCGAGGGTCAATGTGACTGCCGGTGGAAAAGCCGCGAAGAAGCCGAAGCTGGGGCAGAACTTCCTCGCCGACAAGCGCGCGGCGGAGAAGATCGTGGCGGCGCTGGGCGACGTCTCGCAGAAGCTGGTGGTCGAGATCGGCCCCGGCAGGGGCGTTCTGACGGAATTGCTGGCGGCGCGCGCGGCGCACGTTGCCGCCATCGAACTCGATCACGTGCTGGGCGCGCAGTTGCGCATGGCGTATGCGCTCAAGCCGAACGTCGAGATCATCGAGGGCGACGTGCTGCGCATCGACTTCGCGCGCTTCGTCGGGCGCGAGGCGGGCACCGCCGGCGACACGCGCCTGCATCGCGCGCCGAAGGCGCAGGTCATCGGGAACCTGCCTTACTACATCACGTCGCCCATCCTGCTGCACCTGTTCGAGCACCACCAGCACATCGAGCAGATCGTCATCCTCGTGCAGCGCGAGGTCGCCGACCGCATCGCGGCGGAGCCCGGTGGGCGCGAGTACGGCCTGCTCTCGGCGACCGCGCAGCTGTTCGCGAAGGTCGAGAAGCTGTTCACGCTGCCGCCGGGCGCGTTCTCGCCGCCGCCCAAGGTGTACTCCACCGTGCTGCGGCTGACCATCGCGCCGCGCGCTGAGAAGCTGGGCGTGGAGCCGCGCGCATTCCTCGACTTCCTGAAGCTTGCCTTCGCGCAAAAGCGCAAGACGCTGCTCAATAACCTGCGGCAGGATTACGATGAAGCCGCGGCGCGCAAGGCGATCGCGAGCGCCAAGCTGCGCCCCGACGTTCGCGCCGAAGCGGTCGAACTGGAGAAGATGGCGCGCGTCTTCAACGCGCTGAGGTAGCGATGGCGCCCGACCCGACAGTCCGGCAACCGGCAGTCGCCGGAAGGTTCTATCCGGATGACGCCGGCACGCTACGCCGCGACATTGCCTCGTATCTGAAGAGCGGCACGAAGCAGCGCGCGCTCGGGTGCGTGGTCCCGCACGCCGGCTACATGTACTCCGGGCACGTGGCGGGCGCGGTGTACGCGCATCTCGAGCTTCCGCATCGCTTCATCATCCTTTGTCCGAATCACACCGGCATGGGCCAGCCGCTCGCGATCATGAGCCGCGGCGCCTGGGCCACGCCGCTCGGCGAAGTAGCGATCGACGAGGGACTGGCCGGCGAACTGCAGCGCGCGCTTCCCTACCTGGAAGAAGACGAGCAGGCGCACCGCGCGGAGCACGCACTCGAGGTCCAGCTTCCATTCCTGCAGCAACTGCTGCCGGACTTCCGCTTCGTGCCCATCTGTGTCGGCGTCGGACAGCTCGCCGTTCTGGAGGCGCTCGGCAAGGCGATCGCCAACGTTCTGGCGGACCGGCGGGATGTTCTCGTCATCGCCTCGAGCGACATGAACCACTACGAGAGCGACTCCGTCACGCGCGAGAAAGACCACAAGGCCATCGAGCGCATCCTCGCGCTCGACCCCGCCGGGCTGCACGAAACGGTGCGGCGCGAGCGCATCAGCATGTGCGGCTACGGGCCGGCCGTCGCGATGCTGACCGCCACCAGGCAGCTCGGCGCGACCCGCGCCGAGCTGGTGAAGTACGCCACTTCGGCCGACGTTTCCGGCGACCGCGACTATTGCGTGGGCTATGCCGGCATCGCGGTCCTTTAACAACACAAAAAGATAAGGCACAGCGCGCACGCTGTGCCTTGCTCCTTTGCGAGGCTACTTCGGGCTCTTAGCCGTCGAGCTGCTCGAACTGCCGGACGAACGCGAGCCGCTGCTGCTCGAACTGCGCGAACCGCCACTGGAGCTGCTGGAGCCGCCGCCCGAGCTCTGGCTGCGATAGCCGCCGGAACCGGAACTGGATGCGCTCGCGGCGCCCGAGCTATGCGGCGCGCTGCTGCCGCCGCTGTTCGCACCCGAGTATCCGCTCGCGCCTCGATAGCCCGAACCTTGGCTGCGAGGCGCCGGATCGCTCGCCGGCGCCGCCGGACGGACGGGCGGCGCGGGCGCGGGCCGGACCGAGGGCGCAGCCGGTTGCGGCGCCGGAGTAGCCGCGGGCGTGGTGCGTGGCGGTTGCGATTCCGCCCTGCCGCGGCCGGTGTCGAGACGGTCGACATCGCCGCGCTGTTGCGGAGGCGCCGGAGCGACCACGATCTTCTGCGGTGACGCGGGCGCGGTCGGACCGGTCACGCCAACGGGAGACGAGCCGGCATTCGGGCTGCCGCCCGTCGCTGCTCCGACGTTCGCGCTCGCGCCCTCATCCCCGCGGACCTCGACCATGCGGCGGCGTCCGAAGTTCTCTTCGTTGCCGTGCACGCGCCGGAGCTCAGCCGCCACGTTCTGATCGGGCAGCACTCCGGGCGTGATGGGACTCGGGCCGCGCGTCGGCGAGCCGGCATTCCGCCCGCCACCGCTCTGGATGCGCGGCGCCGGAAGGTCAGGCGCGCCGTCGACGGCGACCCTGCGTCCGTTGCGGCCGTCCGTACCCTTGCCAGTGTACGGACCACGGCCGACCACGACGACGCGCGAACCGCCCCCGTGGCGGCGCTCCGGCGGATGGCAACGCCGGCGGTCATACCAACTCGGCCAGCGATGCACGACTGGGTAGTACGACCAGCGGTCCCAGTACGAGCCCGGCTGCCAGCACCAGTTGTAGCCGCTCACCCAGATCCAACGGCCGTAGCGGTACGGCGTCCAGCCCCAGGGATAGGAAGACACCCACACGTATCCCCAGCGCGGATACCACACCCACGCGCCATCGAGGAACGGATCCCAGGAGGCGCCGTAGCCATACGGGCGCCAGCAATCGCCGTAGCCGGAGACGTTGATGAAGCTGCCGTAGTAGTTCAGGTCGCTGTAGCCGTAGGCGTACCGCGAGTTGCTGTAGCGCTCGGAGGCATAGCGGTCGCGATAGTCGTCGCGCTCGCGGTCCCAGGCGTCGTACGTCAAGGTCTCGATGCTCTTCGCGAGGAAGTAGCGGCCGCGGTCCTGGAAGTCGAGCGTGAGCGTCTCATCCTTCTTCACGCGCACTTCGTTCTCGCCGGTGAACTGCAGCTCGCCCTTGGTCACGGCGATCTGGGCGGAGTCGCGCTCCAGGCGGATGCGGAAGCGCGCGGACTTGTGCACGCGGACCTCCTGCCCTTGCAACAGGACCCGGAAGTCGTCGTCGGAATCGCCCTTGATGTTGAAGTAGGCCGTGCCGGAATCGAAGTCGAGGAGGGTGACGCGGCTGTCGCCGCGCGAGCCCAGCTCGCGCATCCGGAGATTGCTGGAGGGCGTCAGGCGGATGGTGCCGCCGTTCTCGAATTCGATCTCCGCGTAGCCGTCGCCGCCGGTCACGACCTGCGTGCCTTGCGCCAGCGGCATGTTGAGGAAGCCGGCTTCCAGGCCGCTCGATCCGTCGCGGTCCATCTGCACCTGGCCGTCGACGTAGCTCAACCGGACGATGCGGGCGTGCGAATCCGTCTCGGCCGCCGCGGACCCCGCCAGACCGAATACCAAAGCCCCAAGAACGAGGACGTACCCCAATCTCGGACGCATAACACTTCTCCTGGAGATATCCCTACTACCTTAGACGCTGATTCTAGGCCAGAGTTGCTCTCGCTGCGGTGACGGACCTCACTTGGGGCTGGCGGACGCGGGCGGCAGGGCTGCCGCGTCCACCTGGTCGAGCAGTCGCCGGGCGCGGTCGCGTGCCAGTTTCATGACCCCGGGGTCGTTGGCGATCTGGCGCAGCAGAGGCGCGATGGCCTGCAGCTCTCCCAGGTAGTTCGCCTTGCGCAGCTCCTCCATGCGCTTGAGGACGGCGTCGAGCCCGAGCTTGTCGTAGCGCCGCAGATGCGCCAGCTTGCGGGCCAGACCCTGCGTCAGCGCGATGCTCTCGAAGATATCTGTAAGCTGCTGTATCTGCTTGTTCTCTGACCAATTGAAGGTGGTTTCCGAGGTGCGCGCGCCGTCCTGGTAGCGAAGGGTCTTGCGGCCGGTATCGGCGACCGCGTGCTTGCGGAACTCAAAATCACCTTGGAAGTAGTCGACGCCTTGCGTCAGCGCGAAGATCCGGTCGCGCGTGGAGGGCGAGACGTCGAACTCTACGCGAAAAGGCTCGGCCGGCTCGCCCTCGCCGGTGGACTCCGCCGCTTCGTACGTGGCGTGGCCGACCAGGTCAACCTGCACCGAGAACTGCCGCGGGTCGCGACGCTCGGATGCGACCGCATAGCTCACGATCGCCGGGGCCGAGGCCGGCGCCGGCGCCGGCGCGGGCGGAGGCGGAGGTTGCTGTGCCACGCCGATCCCGGCCAGCACGGCCACGAGTCCTAGGACGGAAAGCCGGCAAAGGGACATCGACACCCAGTATACCGGCCTGGTGCAACGCCGGGTTCTCCTGGAAGTCACGGGCCCGTCGCCGGACGCGCCTGTCTCGATCTGGATGACCTCTCACTCGCGCGGCAGATGAGTCGCGGATCGATGATAAAATCGAGTCTTCCCGAGATGCATAAACCAGCAAAATCCGTCACACTTTCCGAGCGCTTGCGCGCGCGCATCGAGGCGCGCGAGGCGCGCGTGGGCGTCATCGGCATGGGGTACGTCGGCCTGCCGCTCGGCCTGCTGTTCAGCGAAGAGAAGTTCCCGCTCACCGGCTTCGACGTCGACGCGAAGAAGGTCGCCACGCTCAACGAGGGCGGGTCGTACATCTACCGCATCCCGCCCACCGACATCCAGGCGGCGCGCACGCGCGGCTTTGCCGCGACCGCCGACTACGCGCACATCGCCGAGATGGACGCGGTCGTCATTTGCGTCCCCACC comes from Terriglobales bacterium and encodes:
- the glgA gene encoding glycogen synthase GlgA encodes the protein MKITFAASECVPFSKTGGLADVVGALPQALAALGHDVTVFLPKYKQTKLASAKTVVPSVTVPFDDQYRFCSVLDGGSQHGVRFYFIDYPPFFERDALYGTPTGDYPDNAERFALYSRAVLEASKAMGVPEVFHCHDWQSALIPVLLRTNYADDPAFRGVPVVFTIHNMGYQGLFSPDTLPLLGLPWDLFTMDKLEFFGKANFLKGALVFSDFITTVSKKYSQEIQTPEYGFGLEGVLRARSATVTGILNGVDYNEWSPEMDKFIKAKYSPADLKGKAACKADLLAEFGCADTASKLPVIGIVSRFAAQKGFDLIAQVMERLAREEMIICALGSGDKEYQDMFTRMHQQFPNKILIKVAYDNTIAHKIEAGSDMFLMPSRYEPCGLNQIYSLKYGTVPVVRATGGLDDTIENWDPKTQKGTGFKFSEYSGEALYKTIQAALTAYKDQASWQQLMRNGMGKDFSWGASAKEYVRVFERVKQARSAAA
- the rsmA gene encoding 16S rRNA (adenine(1518)-N(6)/adenine(1519)-N(6))-dimethyltransferase RsmA, encoding MTAGGKAAKKPKLGQNFLADKRAAEKIVAALGDVSQKLVVEIGPGRGVLTELLAARAAHVAAIELDHVLGAQLRMAYALKPNVEIIEGDVLRIDFARFVGREAGTAGDTRLHRAPKAQVIGNLPYYITSPILLHLFEHHQHIEQIVILVQREVADRIAAEPGGREYGLLSATAQLFAKVEKLFTLPPGAFSPPPKVYSTVLRLTIAPRAEKLGVEPRAFLDFLKLAFAQKRKTLLNNLRQDYDEAAARKAIASAKLRPDVRAEAVELEKMARVFNALR
- the amrB gene encoding AmmeMemoRadiSam system protein B, with the translated sequence MAPDPTVRQPAVAGRFYPDDAGTLRRDIASYLKSGTKQRALGCVVPHAGYMYSGHVAGAVYAHLELPHRFIILCPNHTGMGQPLAIMSRGAWATPLGEVAIDEGLAGELQRALPYLEEDEQAHRAEHALEVQLPFLQQLLPDFRFVPICVGVGQLAVLEALGKAIANVLADRRDVLVIASSDMNHYESDSVTREKDHKAIERILALDPAGLHETVRRERISMCGYGPAVAMLTATRQLGATRAELVKYATSADVSGDRDYCVGYAGIAVL
- a CDS encoding FecR family protein; amino-acid sequence: MRPRLGYVLVLGALVFGLAGSAAAETDSHARIVRLSYVDGQVQMDRDGSSGLEAGFLNMPLAQGTQVVTGGDGYAEIEFENGGTIRLTPSSNLRMRELGSRGDSRVTLLDFDSGTAYFNIKGDSDDDFRVLLQGQEVRVHKSARFRIRLERDSAQIAVTKGELQFTGENEVRVKKDETLTLDFQDRGRYFLAKSIETLTYDAWDRERDDYRDRYASERYSNSRYAYGYSDLNYYGSFINVSGYGDCWRPYGYGASWDPFLDGAWVWYPRWGYVWVSSYPWGWTPYRYGRWIWVSGYNWCWQPGSYWDRWSYYPVVHRWPSWYDRRRCHPPERRHGGGSRVVVVGRGPYTGKGTDGRNGRRVAVDGAPDLPAPRIQSGGGRNAGSPTRGPSPITPGVLPDQNVAAELRRVHGNEENFGRRRMVEVRGDEGASANVGAATGGSPNAGSSPVGVTGPTAPASPQKIVVAPAPPQQRGDVDRLDTGRGRAESQPPRTTPAATPAPQPAAPSVRPAPAPPVRPAAPASDPAPRSQGSGYRGASGYSGANSGGSSAPHSSGAASASSSGSGGYRSQSSGGGSSSSSGGSRSSSSSGSRSSGSSSSSTAKSPK